A single genomic interval of Shewanella halotolerans harbors:
- a CDS encoding cobyric acid synthase, with the protein MTPDNLSNQPNQSKQSKQGNSNQETSGNILMVQGTTSDAGKSTLVAGLCRYFAREGRRVAPFKPQNMALNSAVTLDGGEIGRAQALQADACYLSPHTDFNPILLKPNSDTSSQVIVQGKALSHMEAQTYFGKDSQGYRTKAMAAVLDSLSRLEQQYELILVEGAGSPAEINLREGDIANMGFAEAVDCPVILIADIDKGGVFAHIVGTLALLSASEQARVRGVVINRFRGDISLLKPGLDWLEARIDKPVLGVLPYLNDLHLEAEDALDARQVSSGNTRFRVLVLVFPRISNHTDFDPLRLHPEIDFRYQQVNEAFDGQAIDVDLIILPGSKSVRQDLATMVEQGWDRALKRHLRYGGKVIGICGGYQMLGLAIEDPQGVEGEAGDSDGLGLLPIVTELTPNKRLAQVKGTIKLAGERASIAGYEIHCGRSKVLSKATKPLVLESDEGNQFNEGCLSNDGQILGSYLHGLFDSPAACALLLGWAGLSSVATVDPEAIKQAQLDRLADTLAEHLDMARLSAILAETPLRRPNKNN; encoded by the coding sequence ATGACACCAGATAACTTAAGTAATCAGCCCAACCAGAGTAAACAGAGCAAGCAGGGCAATAGCAATCAAGAGACAAGTGGCAATATCTTGATGGTGCAGGGCACCACTTCGGATGCGGGGAAGAGCACCCTGGTGGCGGGCCTGTGCCGCTACTTCGCCCGTGAGGGGCGCAGGGTGGCGCCCTTCAAGCCGCAGAATATGGCGCTCAATAGCGCGGTGACCCTTGACGGCGGTGAGATAGGCCGCGCCCAGGCGCTGCAGGCCGACGCCTGTTATCTTTCGCCCCACACAGACTTCAACCCCATACTGCTTAAACCCAACTCGGACACCAGCTCCCAGGTGATAGTGCAGGGTAAGGCCCTGTCCCACATGGAGGCCCAGACCTATTTTGGCAAAGACAGCCAGGGTTATCGCACCAAGGCGATGGCGGCTGTGCTGGACTCGCTGTCACGCCTGGAGCAGCAGTATGAGCTGATCTTGGTGGAAGGGGCGGGTAGCCCGGCGGAGATCAACCTGCGCGAGGGCGATATCGCCAACATGGGCTTCGCCGAGGCGGTGGACTGCCCGGTGATCTTGATCGCCGACATCGACAAGGGCGGGGTGTTCGCCCATATCGTCGGCACCCTGGCACTGTTGTCAGCATCCGAGCAGGCCAGAGTCAGAGGCGTGGTGATCAATCGCTTTCGAGGCGACATCTCTCTGCTTAAGCCTGGCCTGGATTGGCTAGAGGCCAGGATAGACAAGCCCGTGCTGGGCGTCTTGCCCTATCTTAACGATCTGCATCTGGAGGCCGAGGACGCCCTGGATGCCCGTCAGGTGAGCAGTGGCAACACTCGCTTTCGGGTGTTGGTGCTGGTCTTTCCCCGCATCAGCAATCACACAGATTTCGACCCCCTTAGGCTGCATCCGGAGATCGACTTTCGCTATCAGCAGGTAAACGAGGCGTTCGACGGTCAGGCAATTGATGTCGATCTCATCATACTGCCCGGCAGCAAGAGTGTGCGGCAGGACCTGGCCACCATGGTCGAACAGGGCTGGGATCGCGCCCTTAAGCGCCACCTGAGATATGGCGGCAAGGTGATAGGCATCTGTGGCGGCTATCAGATGTTGGGGCTGGCCATCGAAGATCCCCAAGGGGTCGAGGGCGAGGCTGGCGACAGCGATGGCCTGGGGCTACTGCCCATAGTCACAGAGCTGACCCCAAACAAGCGTCTGGCTCAGGTTAAAGGCACGATAAAACTGGCGGGTGAGCGCGCCAGCATAGCAGGTTATGAGATCCACTGTGGCCGCTCCAAGGTGTTGTCAAAGGCGACCAAGCCCCTTGTCCTAGAGAGTGACGAGGGCAATCAGTTTAACGAGGGCTGTTTGTCCAATGATGGCCAGATCCTGGGCAGCTATCTGCATGGTCTGTTCGACAGCCCTGCGGCCTGTGCGCTGCTCCTTGGCTGGGCTGGGCTCAGCAGCGTGGCCACGGTCGATCCTGAGGCGATCAAACAGGCACAGTTAGATCGCCTGGCCGATACCCTGGCCGAGCATCTGGACATGGCGAGGCTGAGCGCCATCCTCGCCGAGACGCCACTGAGGCGTCCAAACAAGAATAATTAA
- the cobO gene encoding cob(I)yrinic acid a,c-diamide adenosyltransferase: MSADKQAENQAENQKAERHKARQQKVKEAVDAKIAKAQTEKGVLLVMTGNGKGKTTAGFGNITRAVGHGKKAAVVQFIKGNWPCGERAVLEKVGVEFHVMATGFTWETQDREKDTLAALSAWEAAETLLSDDTIDIVLLDELTYMVSYHYLDLDRVLTALKNRPPMQHVIITGRACHRAILELADTVSEVQPIKHAFESGVKAQLGFDY; the protein is encoded by the coding sequence ATGAGCGCGGACAAGCAGGCGGAAAACCAGGCGGAAAATCAGAAGGCCGAGCGTCATAAGGCACGCCAGCAGAAGGTGAAGGAGGCTGTAGACGCCAAGATCGCCAAGGCCCAGACAGAAAAGGGCGTGCTGCTGGTGATGACGGGCAACGGCAAGGGCAAGACCACGGCGGGTTTTGGCAACATCACCCGCGCCGTCGGTCATGGCAAGAAAGCCGCCGTTGTCCAGTTTATCAAGGGCAATTGGCCCTGCGGCGAGCGCGCCGTGCTGGAGAAGGTGGGAGTCGAGTTTCATGTGATGGCCACCGGCTTTACCTGGGAGACCCAGGACAGAGAGAAGGATACCCTGGCGGCGCTGAGTGCCTGGGAGGCGGCCGAGACCCTGCTGAGCGACGACACCATAGACATAGTGCTGCTGGACGAACTCACCTACATGGTGAGCTATCACTATCTGGATCTGGACAGGGTGCTGACGGCACTTAAGAACCGTCCGCCCATGCAGCATGTGATTATTACGGGACGGGCCTGTCACAGGGCGATTTTGGAGCTTGCGGATACGGTGAGTGAGGTGCAGCCCATAAAGCATGCATTTGAGAGCGGAGTTAAAGCCCAGCTCGGCTTCGACTACTGA
- a CDS encoding ABC transporter permease, producing the protein MLNIKPIFSSLLRSKSGPVLLLVQIILSVAIVANASFIIHERLEMMQRDSGINEEEVLTFSVFNFDPSIDGEQQNKIDQQILRGLPNVQAATSTNMLPLSGSGWSSTLNLGPDPETAKSTPQFAMYLGTEHTVKTLGLKLIEGRNFYADEINKSVNDPGKLAIISKAFGEAVWPGESAVGKLLYVDDEQLEVIGVVEKFQGAWVDSDELEYSVIHNVDFAGYSYMVRAEPGQHEALQDAITKALMKENPNRVIDDFQSVAEVKKRSYRDHELMITVLSMMVVLLLLITSLGLTGMVMFNIQRRTKQIGTRRALGATKGDILSLFLVENYLICLSGGVLGASLAVLLGQQLMKYYDLPQLNLIYPLMTVVGMMLVTTVAVVLPARKAANISPAMATRSV; encoded by the coding sequence ATGCTTAATATTAAACCAATTTTTAGCAGTTTGCTCCGCAGTAAGAGTGGTCCGGTATTGCTACTGGTGCAGATTATTCTGTCGGTGGCCATAGTCGCCAACGCCAGCTTTATCATCCATGAGCGTCTCGAGATGATGCAGCGTGACTCTGGGATTAATGAAGAGGAGGTGTTGACCTTTAGTGTGTTTAACTTCGATCCCAGCATAGATGGCGAACAGCAGAACAAGATAGATCAACAGATCCTGCGCGGTTTGCCTAACGTGCAGGCGGCCACCTCCACTAACATGTTGCCCCTGAGTGGCAGTGGTTGGTCGAGCACCCTTAATCTGGGACCAGATCCTGAGACGGCCAAGTCGACACCACAGTTTGCCATGTACCTGGGCACAGAACATACCGTTAAGACGCTGGGGCTCAAGCTCATCGAGGGACGCAACTTCTACGCCGATGAGATCAATAAGAGCGTTAACGATCCCGGTAAGCTGGCGATCATCTCCAAGGCGTTTGGTGAGGCGGTATGGCCGGGTGAGTCGGCCGTCGGCAAGTTGCTCTATGTAGATGATGAGCAGCTAGAGGTGATAGGCGTGGTGGAGAAGTTTCAGGGCGCCTGGGTCGACAGCGATGAGCTGGAATACAGCGTGATCCACAACGTCGATTTTGCGGGTTATAGCTATATGGTGCGTGCGGAGCCCGGCCAGCATGAGGCGTTGCAAGATGCCATCACCAAGGCCTTGATGAAGGAGAATCCAAACCGGGTGATCGACGATTTTCAGTCTGTCGCCGAGGTGAAGAAGCGCTCCTATCGAGATCACGAGCTGATGATAACCGTGCTCTCCATGATGGTGGTCCTGCTTCTGTTGATCACTAGCCTGGGTCTGACCGGTATGGTGATGTTCAATATCCAGCGCCGCACCAAGCAGATAGGCACTCGCCGCGCCTTGGGAGCGACCAAGGGGGATATCCTCAGCCTCTTCCTAGTGGAGAACTACCTCATCTGTCTCTCGGGTGGCGTATTAGGGGCCAGCCTGGCGGTGCTGCTGGGGCAGCAGCTGATGAAGTACTATGATCTGCCGCAGCTCAACCTGATCTACCCGCTAATGACGGTAGTAGGCATGATGCTGGTGACTACGGTTGCCGTGGTACTGCCGGCGCGCAAGGCGGCGAACATCTCGCCAGCCATGGCGACCCGCAGCGTTTAA
- a CDS encoding cobalamin-binding protein, producing the protein MKMRVKLWLMLALLLCVPGLKAAPANRIIALSPHGVEMLFSIGAGDRVVATTDHADFPDAAKAIPRIGGYYGIQIEKVIELDPDLIVIWGGGNKREDIERLTQLGYPIYNSDPKTLEAVADDLLALGKLTGKEREAERVAEQYLIGLKALSKENRAKAAVRVFYQLWSVPLMTVAEGSWIEQIIQVCHGENVFSDAGNEYPQVSLEAVLLKQPQVILQSQDEGNVRGIDWSAWQEIPAVKQRHIYQLDADLLHRATPRAILGIESLCKALDKAR; encoded by the coding sequence ATGAAGATGAGGGTTAAGCTGTGGCTGATGTTGGCCTTGTTGCTGTGTGTGCCTGGGCTTAAGGCGGCGCCTGCAAATCGGATCATCGCCCTGTCGCCCCATGGGGTGGAGATGCTGTTTAGTATCGGGGCGGGGGATAGGGTGGTCGCGACCACAGATCACGCCGATTTTCCCGATGCGGCCAAGGCGATCCCGCGGATCGGCGGCTACTACGGCATACAGATAGAGAAAGTTATCGAGCTCGACCCGGATCTGATTGTCATCTGGGGCGGCGGCAACAAGCGCGAGGATATCGAGCGCCTGACCCAGTTGGGTTATCCCATCTATAACAGCGACCCTAAGACGTTGGAGGCGGTGGCTGACGATCTGCTGGCGCTGGGTAAGCTGACCGGCAAGGAGCGCGAAGCGGAGCGGGTGGCCGAGCAGTACCTTATCGGCCTTAAGGCGCTCAGTAAGGAGAACCGGGCCAAGGCGGCGGTGCGGGTCTTCTATCAGCTCTGGTCCGTGCCCCTGATGACGGTGGCCGAGGGCAGCTGGATTGAGCAGATCATCCAGGTCTGCCACGGCGAGAATGTGTTTAGCGACGCGGGTAACGAGTATCCCCAGGTGAGCCTGGAAGCCGTGCTGCTCAAGCAACCTCAGGTGATTCTGCAGAGTCAGGATGAGGGCAATGTGCGCGGCATCGACTGGTCAGCCTGGCAGGAGATCCCGGCGGTGAAGCAGCGCCACATCTATCAACTGGATGCCGACCTCTTGCATCGGGCGACTCCAAGGGCCATCTTAGGGATTGAATCTTTGTGCAAGGCCCTGGACAAGGCGAGATAA
- a CDS encoding sigma-54-dependent transcriptional regulator, whose protein sequence is MDTILIVDDNQAVCSALSLMLELNGFKTLTCFSPEEALGLVAEQEIALVIQDMNFTQDTTSGEEGKRLFYDIRASQPQLPIILLTAWTQLELAVELVKEGAADYMGKPWDDDKLLNSVNNLISLHALSRQNSQLARSEHQRMSAIKDADLCGIVFGSGAMQRCIDLALQIAKSDVSVLITGPNGAGKDKLADILYANSPLKHKPFIKVNIGALPMELLEAELFGAEAGAFTGANKARIGRFEAADGGTLFLDEIGNLPLSGQVKLLRVLQTGEFERLGSHQTRKVKVRVISATNADLAEDIASGRFREDLFYRLNVIELALPPLNQRQDDILPLVNHFIGQDFSLSKPTQQALVSYPWPGNVRELENACKRAVILAASPMLTMADFGLKPVSGLNPVSGAPSTSSVSAPSPVESQQAQEQRQNTRFAEQEAETDRAPTVDSASRGEPTGADIELALAEHNGVIARVAKSLGLSRQALYRRMEKFGIEK, encoded by the coding sequence ATGGATACGATTCTCATCGTCGACGACAATCAGGCGGTATGCAGCGCGCTCTCCCTGATGCTCGAACTCAATGGATTTAAGACCCTAACTTGTTTCTCCCCGGAGGAGGCGCTGGGCCTGGTGGCCGAGCAGGAGATCGCCCTGGTGATCCAGGATATGAACTTCACCCAGGACACCACCTCGGGCGAGGAGGGCAAGCGCCTGTTCTACGATATCCGCGCCAGTCAGCCGCAACTACCCATCATACTCCTGACCGCCTGGACCCAACTGGAGCTGGCGGTGGAGCTGGTGAAGGAGGGGGCCGCCGACTACATGGGCAAGCCCTGGGACGATGATAAGCTGCTTAACAGCGTCAACAACCTGATATCCCTCCACGCCCTGTCGCGGCAAAACTCGCAGCTGGCGCGCTCCGAGCATCAGCGGATGTCGGCGATCAAGGATGCCGATCTGTGCGGCATCGTCTTCGGTAGCGGCGCCATGCAGCGCTGTATCGATCTGGCGCTGCAAATAGCCAAGTCCGACGTATCAGTGTTGATCACCGGCCCCAACGGCGCCGGTAAGGACAAGCTGGCGGACATACTGTACGCCAACTCTCCTCTTAAGCATAAGCCCTTCATCAAGGTGAATATCGGCGCACTGCCGATGGAGCTGCTGGAGGCCGAGCTGTTTGGCGCCGAGGCGGGCGCCTTCACCGGCGCCAATAAGGCCCGCATCGGTCGTTTCGAGGCGGCCGACGGTGGCACCCTGTTTCTCGACGAGATAGGCAACCTGCCGTTGTCGGGTCAGGTGAAGCTGCTGCGGGTGTTGCAGACCGGCGAATTCGAGCGTCTGGGCAGCCATCAGACCCGTAAGGTCAAGGTGCGGGTGATCAGCGCCACCAATGCGGATCTCGCCGAGGATATCGCCAGCGGTCGTTTCCGCGAGGATCTCTTCTATCGCCTCAATGTGATCGAGCTGGCCTTGCCGCCCCTCAATCAGCGTCAGGACGATATCCTGCCCCTGGTGAATCACTTCATCGGTCAGGACTTTAGCCTGAGTAAGCCCACCCAGCAGGCGCTGGTCAGCTACCCTTGGCCGGGCAATGTGCGCGAGCTGGAGAACGCCTGTAAGCGGGCGGTGATCCTGGCCGCCAGCCCCATGCTGACTATGGCTGACTTTGGTTTAAAGCCTGTGAGCGGCTTAAATCCTGTGAGCGGCGCACCATCGACCAGCTCGGTTTCTGCACCTAGCCCGGTAGAGTCGCAACAGGCTCAGGAACAGAGACAGAATACTCGTTTCGCGGAGCAAGAGGCGGAAACTGACAGAGCACCCACGGTTGATTCCGCTAGCCGCGGCGAGCCGACTGGGGCCGATATCGAACTGGCTCTGGCTGAGCACAACGGGGTGATCGCCCGGGTGGCCAAGTCCCTGGGGCTGAGCCGTCAGGCGCTCTATCGCCGCATGGAAAAATTTGGGATCGAGAAATAA
- the cobU gene encoding bifunctional adenosylcobinamide kinase/adenosylcobinamide-phosphate guanylyltransferase — protein MMHLVLGGARSGKSRHGLSLVADYVAKGYECLFVATAQGLDEEMRARIARHQDERRDDGLPWQTLECPLHLSACIETHAREKRVILVDCLTLWLTNQLLEGDDWPSAKAELLRALETAPGAVVLISNEVGCGVVPADPLSRRFVDEAGWLHQAIAQRAQQVTLVTAGLPLILKDETSQGAKE, from the coding sequence ATGATGCACCTGGTTCTAGGCGGCGCCCGCAGCGGCAAGTCTCGCCATGGCCTTTCCCTCGTGGCCGATTATGTGGCCAAGGGTTATGAGTGCCTGTTTGTGGCCACCGCCCAGGGGCTGGATGAGGAGATGCGCGCGCGTATCGCCCGCCACCAGGACGAGCGCCGTGATGATGGTTTGCCCTGGCAGACCCTGGAGTGTCCGCTACACTTGAGTGCCTGTATCGAAACTCACGCCAGGGAGAAGCGGGTGATCTTAGTCGATTGCCTCACCCTCTGGCTCACCAATCAGCTACTCGAGGGCGATGACTGGCCGAGCGCTAAGGCGGAGCTGCTGCGCGCCTTGGAAACTGCGCCAGGAGCTGTCGTGCTGATCAGCAACGAGGTGGGCTGCGGCGTGGTACCGGCCGACCCCTTGAGTCGCCGCTTCGTCGACGAGGCGGGCTGGCTGCATCAGGCGATCGCTCAGCGAGCCCAGCAGGTGACCTTGGTCACCGCGGGTCTGCCGCTGATCCTCAAGGATGAGACGAGCCAGGGCGCCAAGGAATAG
- a CDS encoding ABC transporter ATP-binding protein translates to MLTMKNINKVFKTDLVETHALRDFNLEVKEGEFVAVTGPSGSGKTTFLNIAGLLEGFTNGEYHLDDVNISNLSDNKAAAIRNEKIGFIFQGFNLIPDLNLAENVEVPLRYRGFNAKERQRRVKAALEQVGLGARMKHLPSQLSGGQQQRVAIARALAGEPRFLLADEPTGNLDSLMARQVMELLEEINKAGTTIIMVTHDPELARRAQRNIQIVDGQVCDFTLYQGGQSHLVDTAEKVAS, encoded by the coding sequence ATGTTAACGATGAAAAATATCAACAAGGTGTTTAAAACGGATTTGGTGGAAACCCATGCGTTACGGGATTTCAATCTCGAGGTTAAGGAAGGTGAGTTTGTCGCCGTCACCGGGCCGTCTGGTTCGGGCAAGACCACCTTTCTCAACATCGCCGGCCTGTTAGAGGGCTTTACCAACGGCGAATATCATCTGGACGATGTCAACATCTCTAACCTGAGCGATAACAAGGCAGCCGCCATTCGCAACGAGAAGATAGGCTTTATCTTTCAGGGTTTTAACCTGATCCCCGACCTTAACCTGGCGGAGAATGTCGAGGTGCCATTGCGCTACCGCGGCTTCAACGCCAAGGAGCGTCAGCGCCGCGTGAAGGCTGCGCTGGAGCAAGTGGGTCTGGGGGCGCGTATGAAGCATCTGCCATCACAACTTTCCGGTGGTCAGCAGCAACGTGTGGCGATTGCCCGCGCCCTGGCTGGCGAACCAAGATTTCTCCTCGCCGACGAGCCAACAGGTAACTTGGACAGCCTGATGGCTCGTCAGGTGATGGAGCTTTTAGAAGAGATCAACAAGGCGGGCACCACCATCATCATGGTGACTCACGATCCCGAATTGGCGCGCCGCGCCCAGCGCAATATTCAGATCGTCGATGGTCAGGTGTGTGACTTCACCCTGTACCAGGGCGGTCAGTCGCACCTGGTCGATACGGCCGAAAAAGTGGCCAGCTAA
- a CDS encoding ABC transporter permease: MFLYYVDLAWRSIRKTPILSLLMVLAISVGIGITITTLNVYSMMAYNPAGERSEQLNAIQLWSQGPDSWDDFHRLVTYQDAMNLRKGNVAPAQAAMFRSGMAVQTDDPEVLPRLQGIRVTDGDFFKMFEVPFVYGNRWDKAVDLDPAYQAVIGEKLNQKLFGGENSVGKTIYLNRKPYQVVGVIGDWNPQPKYYDPTSGAFAKSEQIYIPFSLAANEEFSVWGNSSGWKHEPMNNYQDRLNSEKVWLEYWTYLPTPEDRAAYKNYLANYVEQQKELGRFTDNKSPVDSVLMSNVDGWLERSHVVPEDNKILVGLSALFLSVCLINILGLMLTKFLKRAPEVGVRRAIGASRGQIFSQYMVEVGVIGLFGGLVGLLWAWGALYALSARFGVAEGLTHLSMSMWLITPTIAVGTALLAGLYPAWVVCRTKPSVYLKSQ; this comes from the coding sequence ATGTTTCTATATTACGTCGATCTAGCCTGGCGCAGCATACGCAAGACGCCGATTCTGTCACTGCTCATGGTGCTGGCCATCTCTGTGGGGATAGGCATCACCATCACTACGCTGAACGTCTACAGCATGATGGCCTATAACCCGGCCGGCGAGCGCTCGGAGCAGCTTAACGCGATCCAGCTCTGGTCACAGGGCCCTGATTCCTGGGACGACTTTCATCGCCTGGTCACCTATCAGGATGCGATGAACCTGCGTAAGGGCAATGTAGCCCCAGCCCAGGCGGCCATGTTCCGTAGTGGCATGGCGGTGCAGACAGACGATCCTGAGGTGTTGCCAAGGTTGCAGGGCATCAGGGTAACGGATGGCGACTTCTTCAAGATGTTTGAGGTGCCCTTTGTCTATGGCAATCGCTGGGACAAGGCGGTGGATCTCGACCCTGCCTATCAGGCGGTGATCGGCGAGAAGCTTAACCAGAAGCTGTTTGGCGGCGAGAATAGCGTCGGCAAGACCATCTACCTCAACCGTAAGCCCTATCAGGTGGTGGGTGTGATCGGCGACTGGAATCCTCAGCCTAAGTATTACGATCCGACCAGTGGCGCCTTCGCCAAATCGGAGCAGATCTATATTCCATTTTCGCTGGCGGCAAACGAGGAGTTTAGCGTCTGGGGCAACTCATCGGGTTGGAAACATGAGCCGATGAACAACTATCAGGACAGGTTGAATTCAGAGAAGGTGTGGCTGGAGTACTGGACCTATCTGCCGACGCCTGAAGATCGCGCCGCTTATAAGAACTATCTGGCCAACTATGTGGAACAGCAGAAGGAGCTGGGCCGTTTCACCGATAACAAGTCACCTGTCGACTCTGTGCTCATGTCAAATGTCGACGGCTGGTTGGAGCGAAGCCATGTGGTGCCTGAAGATAACAAGATTCTGGTGGGACTGAGCGCCCTGTTCCTCAGCGTCTGCCTGATCAATATTCTCGGCCTGATGCTGACCAAGTTTCTCAAGCGTGCCCCCGAAGTGGGTGTCAGACGTGCCATCGGCGCCAGCCGGGGCCAGATCTTCTCTCAGTACATGGTGGAAGTGGGCGTCATCGGCCTGTTTGGTGGCCTGGTGGGACTGCTATGGGCCTGGGGCGCCCTCTACGCCCTGTCGGCACGCTTCGGCGTCGCCGAGGGACTGACCCATCTTTCCATGAGCATGTGGTTGATCACCCCAACCATCGCCGTGGGCACCGCGCTGCTGGCTGGGCTCTATCCTGCCTGGGTGGTGTGCCGCACTAAACCAAGTGTCTACTTGAAGAGCCAATAA
- a CDS encoding MAPEG family protein produces MTMLLACLLFAMLLPYLAKVPVAMAMAKQGGYDNAYPRSQQAQLTGFGARALAAHQNAFESLLIFAVAVLTVIARDKVDDTVGLLALVHALARCAYHLLYLLDKSTLRSLSWFVAIIAAFAIFARAF; encoded by the coding sequence ATGACTATGCTACTGGCCTGCCTACTCTTTGCCATGTTGCTTCCCTACCTGGCCAAGGTGCCCGTGGCCATGGCGATGGCCAAGCAGGGTGGCTATGACAACGCCTATCCCAGAAGCCAGCAGGCGCAGCTGACCGGCTTCGGCGCCCGCGCCTTGGCGGCCCACCAGAACGCCTTCGAGTCCCTGCTGATCTTCGCCGTGGCGGTGCTGACAGTGATCGCACGGGACAAGGTCGACGACACAGTTGGTCTGTTAGCCCTGGTGCATGCGCTGGCAAGATGTGCCTATCATCTCCTCTACCTGCTGGATAAGAGCACCCTTCGTTCGCTTTCCTGGTTCGTGGCCATCATCGCCGCCTTCGCCATCTTCGCCCGGGCGTTTTAA
- a CDS encoding efflux RND transporter periplasmic adaptor subunit — protein MIKDTSAQDKQVAPSLGRRIKWPVTIGAGVLLVSGLVWASVSGSSVSESIDRSELRFATLERGTLVRDIASTGKIVAANAPILYAPEKGTVTLIANPGDKVEQGQVVATIESHSLTNNLKQQQALLEGMQSSLERARLDARRDQLKAIQTLDMAKVDLEAADRESRRGDQLIESSLISKIDYEKSKDELHKAKLLYAHAQQEAELMKDTLSFELKNKASEVDRQALVVAELERQVAALNITAPVGGIIGNWLTEQKARIGQSQPILTVVDLSAFEAELAVPESYADELGIGMDVELNFGGQLVMGKLSAISPEVRNREVTTRVRFEQQAALHLRQNQRLSARVLLENRPDVLMVKRGPFVNSGGGTLVYAVKNDLAERTEIQLGARSMSHIEVVSGGEVGDQWIISSTDAFKNAEQVLIR, from the coding sequence ATGATTAAAGATACCAGCGCACAAGATAAGCAAGTTGCCCCCAGCCTGGGACGTCGCATCAAATGGCCTGTCACTATCGGCGCAGGCGTTCTCCTGGTTTCTGGTCTGGTGTGGGCCAGCGTCAGTGGCAGCAGCGTGAGCGAGTCTATCGACCGTAGCGAGCTGCGTTTTGCCACCCTGGAACGCGGCACCTTAGTGCGTGATATCGCCTCTACCGGCAAGATAGTCGCCGCCAACGCCCCTATCCTCTATGCCCCAGAGAAGGGCACAGTGACCCTAATCGCCAACCCGGGTGACAAGGTAGAGCAGGGCCAGGTGGTCGCCACCATAGAGAGCCACAGCCTGACCAACAACCTCAAGCAACAACAGGCGCTGCTGGAAGGAATGCAGAGCAGCCTGGAGCGTGCCCGTCTCGACGCCCGCCGCGATCAGCTCAAGGCGATCCAGACCCTGGACATGGCCAAGGTGGATCTCGAGGCGGCGGATCGCGAGAGTCGCCGTGGCGACCAGCTGATCGAGTCTAGCCTGATTTCTAAGATAGATTATGAGAAGAGCAAGGATGAGCTGCACAAGGCCAAACTGCTCTACGCTCACGCTCAGCAGGAAGCCGAGCTGATGAAAGATACCCTCAGCTTCGAGCTGAAAAACAAGGCCTCAGAGGTGGATCGCCAGGCCCTGGTGGTCGCCGAGCTTGAACGCCAGGTGGCGGCGCTGAATATCACGGCCCCCGTCGGCGGCATCATAGGTAACTGGCTGACGGAGCAGAAGGCCCGTATCGGCCAGAGCCAGCCCATATTGACAGTAGTGGATCTGAGCGCCTTCGAGGCCGAGCTGGCGGTGCCAGAATCCTACGCCGACGAGCTGGGGATTGGCATGGATGTCGAGCTTAACTTCGGTGGCCAGCTGGTGATGGGCAAACTGTCGGCCATCTCTCCCGAGGTGCGTAACCGTGAGGTGACTACCCGAGTGCGCTTCGAGCAGCAAGCTGCACTGCACCTGCGTCAGAACCAGCGTCTGTCGGCCCGCGTCTTACTGGAAAATCGTCCCGACGTGCTCATGGTCAAGCGTGGCCCCTTCGTCAACAGTGGCGGCGGCACCCTGGTCTATGCCGTCAAGAACGACCTGGCCGAGCGCACCGAGATCCAACTGGGTGCCCGCAGCATGAGCCACATAGAGGTGGTCTCGGGCGGTGAGGTCGGCGATCAGTGGATCATCTCCTCCACCGACGCCTTTAAGAACGCCGAACAAGTATTGATCCGCTAA